Genomic window (Bombus vancouverensis nearcticus chromosome 2, iyBomVanc1_principal, whole genome shotgun sequence):
agtctcgttttattttcaactttcataaCTGGTTTATTAAAAGCCTGTATGATAGTGTAACATTTAACAAGTAATCTTAAAAATTATTCGTAAACAAAGTTTATAtacataaaacaaacaaaaaactCACTTCAACTTTTTTTACCATGTCTACTTCATTCTGTTGTTTCAATACAGTTTCTGTAGATAGATCTTAAAAAGACACATTAGTAAGTACTTTTTATatagtcgaaacaatcaaaattatATGAAGATTGTTAAATACACTATTGTAACTTACCATCAGTATTTATTGACTGACTAGATCTTGTAGGACTTAATATTGGAGAGCTTGTTTTAACATTGAAGTCAATACTTAATGGCGAATCACTGTCACAATTATCAATACCATTCTTTAGTATAGGAGAAGACAAATCTTTTTTTACATCAACCCAAGCACTTTCTAAAACTCGCCTATTTAATCCAGATGTTGCATCTTGTTTCAAACCTAAAATATAAGGAATATAAAcattatgttttatataacataatatatttttaatatcatgaTATAAGTATTACTAACTTTCTTCTTGCATCCGTACTATCTGATGCAGTTGTTCAATATTCATTGGCTGTGTTGTATATGAATTGTGGCTACTATCCGAACATGTACTAAGTCTATCATCTAAATCAGGTGCACTATGAGCACTATGTGTACTTTCAATACTTTCTGTAGATCCTGCAGCACCTAATACTTGAAGTTCCCCAACACCTGTGTTCAATTCTAAAAGGCGTTGTTCAGAACCACTTCTCATTTTTCCGAGAGAATACAATTTGTTTGCTAGAGTTTTTTCAACATCTCTTACAATGTTTGGTTGCGAACCTTTCATGTATCCATAATTAGACACATTTGTACCTGTTATGTTAACAGTTTTCAACGAATTTGATACAAGATTCGGATTAGACTTTTGAAGAAACTGTGGCAATTTTGAAAACATCCGCGGTACATGTTGCTTCCGCTTCTGTAATTTTGAAATTGGTTTTACGAATGTAGCGTCCGCGTTATCAAATGATTCTGCATTTTCCATGTCAGTTTTGCCACCATGATTACTACTCTTTTTTGTGaatgtataatatttcttttctgGCGAATTTTTAATACAAGCTCCTGCCTCGTCTGCTATTTCGGCATGAAGTTTAATTTTGTTAATTGGTGATTCCTTTTTATATGTATTGTATCTATTTTCTATAGGAATATCATTCTTGACATTCTGGCTTAGAGCCTCATTGATTTCCTTCTTAGTTTTCCCAATTTGGTGTTCTTTAATTACATGATTGAAGGTAAAATCCAGTCTATGATCTTCACTTTTGTGTATTTCCGATAATAATTCTTTCCTCAATGTCGGCGctttaaaatttgaatttaaagcTGTGTTGTATACTCGAGATGATTCTAAAGGCTTAGACTTGGTAATCGTTCTATGCGTGAAATTTAACATGTCTATACTTTTGGGAGTTGACTGGTTGCAAAGAGGAATAGGCAACTTGAATATAGGGTTGAAAGCATCATCGTGAAGTGTAAAAGAAGAATCTGTAGAAGGTATGGAAGGTTCATTATCTTTCAATACATCATGAACTATACCTTTTTGCAAATCGTATACTTGATCTTTATCACATTGCATATCATTTTTACCAGTTGAAATTATACCATTAATTGCTTTTTCAGTATCTGCTGTACAATATGTAGTATCTAAAATATGCGAATTTTCTGCTTTTTGAAAAACCGAAGGATATGTAGTGTTTAAATTGCATAATTCTTTTCTCTCACTATTTTCTGATTGTAATATTTGTGTATTAGTATCATCTTTATTTACATATGTGGAAGACAACTTAGTTATACTAAATCTATCTTTATCTGAACTTGATAACACAACCATTGCAGAAGCTTCATCAGCATTATAAGTTTCATTTAATTCTCTTTCAATGTCATCAGATTTATTCGTTGTGCTCAGGCAGTAGCTTTTGTTATTGTCTGCTTCATTACTTTTTAAGAAAGTTTCATTGACATTTGAATCTTTAATATCTTCACACTTGTAAATTTCTTGACTGCACAACTGAGTTATATTTAAAGATTCCTCATCTCTGTTACATTCTGTATTATGTAATGAATCATCTCTAGGTAATGAAGTGATagatgaataaaaaatagaagGTTGTGAAACGTTCATCAGTGGATCACTAAGGCCAGGttccattaaattaataaatgagtCAATTCCCTTTGATTGAGACATATTTAAGAATACTTCCATGCTTTCTTGACCTGATGTTACAGGCTCATCAGggagaaaattaatatttgtattaggTGCCATTTTTAACATAGGATGCACAGCTTCTTCTTTGTTTGTAGTAGATATGTCTGAATATTTGTTTAACTACAtacgaaaaagaaatatacttaAATTTAAACTTATACTTTGagcatatatactatatgtataatatataaatataaataaacttaCATCTTCctctatatttgaaaaattcgaAGTTTTCCATGTATTTGACACAGGTGAAGATAAAGATTCCAAAATAGATTCAAAAGTAGTTCTACTAGACCGCTTTTTCGATCTTGTAAATGTTCTTGTATCAATAGATTTTTTATTAgctgaataaaatatatataaattaaacatataaaataaatatattgtaaaaaaataatGTTTGACATTTTCAATACCTGAAAAATTTAACTCTGGTTCAGTTTTTAACCAGGTGTACAAATCATGGACAGTGGATTCCATTTTATATTCTGATGGTATGTACAACCTAACAAGAGATATAATTCATAATCATTAGCTATTGCTTCAACAGAAGCTTACATAGACAAATATAGAATCTACCAAATGATTCATTAAACTAAAATACATATTCTTGCATACATTATGAAATATATGCTTCTTAAATTCTTAAAAGCTGTTATATTTTTAGTactaagaataaaaaaaaaatataagctTAAAGAGTATTTCTATAAAACATCagcgaattttttaattaattttcaaaaaattaagatttttaatgTATGATAATAACAAAGTATGATAATCTTATAAGAAAATGACAATTCTTTTGAAACTTAAACAGTAGCTAAAACAATTCAACTATTGTAAACATTCGACataattacaaattatcttAGAACTACTTACCAGCCATCACTATCATCAAAATCAAAAACAGACACATCAATGATTTC
Coding sequences:
- the LOC117163201 gene encoding uncharacterized protein LOC117163201 produces the protein MSERKVDTEIVRQQYTNDTSLIDETEIIDVSVFDFDDSDGWLYIPSEYKMESTVHDLYTWLKTEPELNFSANKKSIDTRTFTRSKKRSSRTTFESILESLSSPVSNTWKTSNFSNIEEDLNKYSDISTTNKEEAVHPMLKMAPNTNINFLPDEPVTSGQESMEVFLNMSQSKGIDSFINLMEPGLSDPLMNVSQPSIFYSSITSLPRDDSLHNTECNRDEESLNITQLCSQEIYKCEDIKDSNVNETFLKSNEADNNKSYCLSTTNKSDDIERELNETYNADEASAMVVLSSSDKDRFSITKLSSTYVNKDDTNTQILQSENSERKELCNLNTTYPSVFQKAENSHILDTTYCTADTEKAINGIISTGKNDMQCDKDQVYDLQKGIVHDVLKDNEPSIPSTDSSFTLHDDAFNPIFKLPIPLCNQSTPKSIDMLNFTHRTITKSKPLESSRVYNTALNSNFKAPTLRKELLSEIHKSEDHRLDFTFNHVIKEHQIGKTKKEINEALSQNVKNDIPIENRYNTYKKESPINKIKLHAEIADEAGACIKNSPEKKYYTFTKKSSNHGGKTDMENAESFDNADATFVKPISKLQKRKQHVPRMFSKLPQFLQKSNPNLVSNSLKTVNITGTNVSNYGYMKGSQPNIVRDVEKTLANKLYSLGKMRSGSEQRLLELNTGVGELQVLGAAGSTESIESTHSAHSAPDLDDRLSTCSDSSHNSYTTQPMNIEQLHQIVRMQEESLKQDATSGLNRRVLESAWVDVKKDLSSPILKNGIDNCDSDSPLSIDFNVKTSSPILSPTRSSQSINTDDLSTETVLKQQNEVDMVKKVEAFNKPVMKVENKTRLRQPTNWNTGNRPSNLMSAIPRPPSRIPAPRFVRPTAKNIQGDIKRGYM